From Eptesicus fuscus isolate TK198812 chromosome 22, DD_ASM_mEF_20220401, whole genome shotgun sequence, a single genomic window includes:
- the EIF2D gene encoding eukaryotic translation initiation factor 2D isoform X3, which produces MFAKAFRVKSNTAIKGSDRRKLRADVTAAFPTLGTDQASELVPGKEELNIVKLYAHRGDAVTVYVSGGNPVLFELEKNLYPTVYTLWSYPDLLPAFTTWPLVLEKLVGGADLMLPGIVVPPAGLPQVQKGDLCAIVLVGNRRSGDRSSPPFIAPLTLDPPDVSEEQDDMRRLTLEGKEEENGEDQQMCGEKTLPEASEDPGVGGLKPDPADGKTLPEQMDELLQQCFLHALKCRVKKTDLPLLTSTFLGSHVFSCCPEGRQLDIKKSSYKKLSKFLQQMQQEQIIQVKELSKGVESIVAVDWKHPRITSFVIPEPSPTSQTIQEGSREQPYHPPDIKPLYCVPASMSLLFQESGHKKGSILEGSEVRMIIINYAKKNDLVDADNKNLVHLDPILCDCILEKSEQHTVMKLPWDSLLTSPQLIDARFRCLEKLQPAYQVTFPGQEPIVKKGKICPIDITLAQRASNKKVTVVRNLEAYGLDPCTVAAILQQRCQASTTVTPAPGAKDSLQVQIQGNQVHHLGRLLLEEYQLPRKHIQGLEKAPKPGKKK; this is translated from the exons GCCATCAAGGGATCGGACag GAGAAAGCTTCGAGCTGATGTGACAGCTGCTTTCCCCACCCTCGGAACCGATCAGGCCTCCGAGTTAGTGCCTGGGAAGGAAGAGCTCAACATCGTGAAGCTGTATGCTCACAGAGGGGATGCCGTGACTGTGTACGTGAGTGGTGGTAACCCCGTCCTATTTGAACTGGAGAAAAATCTGTACCCGACAG TGTACACCCTGTGGTCATATCCTGATCTTCTACCAGCATTCACCACATGGCCTCTGGTGCTCGAAAAactggtggggggagcag ATTTGATGCTGCCGGGAATAGtggtgccccctgctggtctgcctCAGGTACAGAAGGGTGACCTCTGTGCCATTGTCTTGGTGGGAAACAG GCGATCTGGAGACAGGTCCTCTCCACCTTTTATTGCCCCACTGACCCTGGACCCCCCAGATGTCAGTGAAGAGCAGGATGACATGAGGCGCCTTACcctggagggaaaggaggaggagaatggggAAGACCAGCAGATGTGTGGGGAGAAGACCCTACCAGAAGCCTCAGAAGACCCTGGTGTCGGGGGCCTGAAGCCAGACCCAGCGGATGGCAAGACCCTTCCAG AGCAAATGGATGAACTGCTACAGCAATGCTTCTTGCATGCTTTGAAGTGCCGAGTCAAAAAGACCGACCTCCCTCTGCTCACCAGCACTTTCCTCGGTAGCCACGTGTTCTCCTGCTG CCCTGAAGGACGTCAACTGGACATAAAGAAGTCAAGCTACAAAAAA CTCTCTAAGTTCCTGCAGCAAATGCAGCAGGAGCAGATTATACAGGTCAAGGAGCTGAGCAAAGGGGTGGAGAGCATTGTGGCTGTGGACTGGAAACACCCCAG GATCACATCTTTCGTCATACCTGAGCCCTCCCCGACCTCCCAGACTATCCAGGAGGGTAGCAGGGAACAGCCCTATCACCCTCCAGATATAAAACCCCTCTACTGTGTCCCAGCCAGCATGAGCCTGCTCTTCCAGGAGTCTGGCCACAA GAAGGGGAGCATTCTCGAGGGCAGTGAGGTCCGGATGATCATCATTAACTACGCCAAGAAAAATGACCTGGTTGATGCAGACAACAAAAA tCTCGTGCACTTGGATCCCATCCTGTGTGACTGCATCTTAGAGAAAAGTGAACAGCACACAGTCATGAAGCTTCCATGGGACAGTCTTCTGACCAG CCCACAGCTCATTGACGCCCGTTTCAGATGTTTGGAAAAATTGCAGCCTGCCTATCAAGTGACCTTTCCCGGACAAGAGCCCATTGTGAAGAAAGGCAAAATCTGCCCCATTGACATCACCCTAGCACAGAGAGCTTCCaataaaaag GTGACTGTGGTCCGGAATTTGGAGGCCTACGGACTGGACCCATGCACAGTGGCTGCCATCCTGCAGCAGCGATGCCAGGCTAGCACCACTGTCACTCCTGCCCCTGGGGCCAAGGACAGCCTGCAGGTCCAGATCCAGGGAAACCAGGTCCATCACCTCGGCCGGCTGTTGCTTG AAGAATATCAGCTTCCTCGGAAACACATCCAAGGCCTAGAAAAGGCCCCCAAGCCTGGCAAGAAGAAGTGA
- the EIF2D gene encoding eukaryotic translation initiation factor 2D isoform X1 — protein MFAKAFRVKSNTAIKGSDRRKLRADVTAAFPTLGTDQASELVPGKEELNIVKLYAHRGDAVTVYVSGGNPVLFELEKNLYPTVYTLWSYPDLLPAFTTWPLVLEKLVGGADLMLPGIVVPPAGLPQVQKGDLCAIVLVGNRAPVAIGVAAMSTSEMLTSGLKGRGFSVLHTYEDHLWRSGDRSSPPFIAPLTLDPPDVSEEQDDMRRLTLEGKEEENGEDQQMCGEKTLPEASEDPGVGGLKPDPADGKTLPEQMDELLQQCFLHALKCRVKKTDLPLLTSTFLGSHVFSCCPEGRQLDIKKSSYKKLSKFLQQMQQEQIIQVKELSKGVESIVAVDWKHPRITSFVIPEPSPTSQTIQEGSREQPYHPPDIKPLYCVPASMSLLFQESGHKKGSILEGSEVRMIIINYAKKNDLVDADNKNLVHLDPILCDCILEKSEQHTVMKLPWDSLLTSPQLIDARFRCLEKLQPAYQVTFPGQEPIVKKGKICPIDITLAQRASNKKVTVVRNLEAYGLDPCTVAAILQQRCQASTTVTPAPGAKDSLQVQIQGNQVHHLGRLLLEEYQLPRKHIQGLEKAPKPGKKK, from the exons GCCATCAAGGGATCGGACag GAGAAAGCTTCGAGCTGATGTGACAGCTGCTTTCCCCACCCTCGGAACCGATCAGGCCTCCGAGTTAGTGCCTGGGAAGGAAGAGCTCAACATCGTGAAGCTGTATGCTCACAGAGGGGATGCCGTGACTGTGTACGTGAGTGGTGGTAACCCCGTCCTATTTGAACTGGAGAAAAATCTGTACCCGACAG TGTACACCCTGTGGTCATATCCTGATCTTCTACCAGCATTCACCACATGGCCTCTGGTGCTCGAAAAactggtggggggagcag ATTTGATGCTGCCGGGAATAGtggtgccccctgctggtctgcctCAGGTACAGAAGGGTGACCTCTGTGCCATTGTCTTGGTGGGAAACAG GGCCCCGGTGGCCATCGGAGTGGCTGCCATGTCCACATCTGAGATGCTGACttcaggcctgaagggaaggggtTTCTCTGTGCTCCACACCTACGAGGACCACTTGTG GCGATCTGGAGACAGGTCCTCTCCACCTTTTATTGCCCCACTGACCCTGGACCCCCCAGATGTCAGTGAAGAGCAGGATGACATGAGGCGCCTTACcctggagggaaaggaggaggagaatggggAAGACCAGCAGATGTGTGGGGAGAAGACCCTACCAGAAGCCTCAGAAGACCCTGGTGTCGGGGGCCTGAAGCCAGACCCAGCGGATGGCAAGACCCTTCCAG AGCAAATGGATGAACTGCTACAGCAATGCTTCTTGCATGCTTTGAAGTGCCGAGTCAAAAAGACCGACCTCCCTCTGCTCACCAGCACTTTCCTCGGTAGCCACGTGTTCTCCTGCTG CCCTGAAGGACGTCAACTGGACATAAAGAAGTCAAGCTACAAAAAA CTCTCTAAGTTCCTGCAGCAAATGCAGCAGGAGCAGATTATACAGGTCAAGGAGCTGAGCAAAGGGGTGGAGAGCATTGTGGCTGTGGACTGGAAACACCCCAG GATCACATCTTTCGTCATACCTGAGCCCTCCCCGACCTCCCAGACTATCCAGGAGGGTAGCAGGGAACAGCCCTATCACCCTCCAGATATAAAACCCCTCTACTGTGTCCCAGCCAGCATGAGCCTGCTCTTCCAGGAGTCTGGCCACAA GAAGGGGAGCATTCTCGAGGGCAGTGAGGTCCGGATGATCATCATTAACTACGCCAAGAAAAATGACCTGGTTGATGCAGACAACAAAAA tCTCGTGCACTTGGATCCCATCCTGTGTGACTGCATCTTAGAGAAAAGTGAACAGCACACAGTCATGAAGCTTCCATGGGACAGTCTTCTGACCAG CCCACAGCTCATTGACGCCCGTTTCAGATGTTTGGAAAAATTGCAGCCTGCCTATCAAGTGACCTTTCCCGGACAAGAGCCCATTGTGAAGAAAGGCAAAATCTGCCCCATTGACATCACCCTAGCACAGAGAGCTTCCaataaaaag GTGACTGTGGTCCGGAATTTGGAGGCCTACGGACTGGACCCATGCACAGTGGCTGCCATCCTGCAGCAGCGATGCCAGGCTAGCACCACTGTCACTCCTGCCCCTGGGGCCAAGGACAGCCTGCAGGTCCAGATCCAGGGAAACCAGGTCCATCACCTCGGCCGGCTGTTGCTTG AAGAATATCAGCTTCCTCGGAAACACATCCAAGGCCTAGAAAAGGCCCCCAAGCCTGGCAAGAAGAAGTGA
- the EIF2D gene encoding eukaryotic translation initiation factor 2D isoform X2: MFAKAFRVKSNTAIKGSDRRKLRADVTAAFPTLGTDQASELVPGKEELNIVKLYAHRGDAVTVYVSGGNPVLFELEKNLYPTVYTLWSYPDLLPAFTTWPLVLEKLVGGADLMLPGIVVPPAGLPQVQKGDLCAIVLVGNRAPVAIGVAAMSTSEMLTSGLKGRGFSVLHTYEDHLWRSGDRSSPPFIAPLTLDPPDVSEEQDDMRRLTLEGKEEENGEDQQMCGEKTLPEASEDPGVGGLKPDPADGKTLPEQMDELLQQCFLHALKCRVKKTDLPLLTSTFLGSHVFSCCPEGRQLDIKKSSYKKLSKFLQQMQQEQIIQVKELSKGVESIVAVDWKHPRITSFVIPEPSPTSQTIQEGSREQPYHPPDIKPLYCVPASMSLLFQESGHKKGSILEGSEVRMIIINYAKKNDLVDADNKNLVHLDPILCDCILEKSEQHTVMKLPWDSLLTRCLEKLQPAYQVTFPGQEPIVKKGKICPIDITLAQRASNKKVTVVRNLEAYGLDPCTVAAILQQRCQASTTVTPAPGAKDSLQVQIQGNQVHHLGRLLLEEYQLPRKHIQGLEKAPKPGKKK; encoded by the exons GCCATCAAGGGATCGGACag GAGAAAGCTTCGAGCTGATGTGACAGCTGCTTTCCCCACCCTCGGAACCGATCAGGCCTCCGAGTTAGTGCCTGGGAAGGAAGAGCTCAACATCGTGAAGCTGTATGCTCACAGAGGGGATGCCGTGACTGTGTACGTGAGTGGTGGTAACCCCGTCCTATTTGAACTGGAGAAAAATCTGTACCCGACAG TGTACACCCTGTGGTCATATCCTGATCTTCTACCAGCATTCACCACATGGCCTCTGGTGCTCGAAAAactggtggggggagcag ATTTGATGCTGCCGGGAATAGtggtgccccctgctggtctgcctCAGGTACAGAAGGGTGACCTCTGTGCCATTGTCTTGGTGGGAAACAG GGCCCCGGTGGCCATCGGAGTGGCTGCCATGTCCACATCTGAGATGCTGACttcaggcctgaagggaaggggtTTCTCTGTGCTCCACACCTACGAGGACCACTTGTG GCGATCTGGAGACAGGTCCTCTCCACCTTTTATTGCCCCACTGACCCTGGACCCCCCAGATGTCAGTGAAGAGCAGGATGACATGAGGCGCCTTACcctggagggaaaggaggaggagaatggggAAGACCAGCAGATGTGTGGGGAGAAGACCCTACCAGAAGCCTCAGAAGACCCTGGTGTCGGGGGCCTGAAGCCAGACCCAGCGGATGGCAAGACCCTTCCAG AGCAAATGGATGAACTGCTACAGCAATGCTTCTTGCATGCTTTGAAGTGCCGAGTCAAAAAGACCGACCTCCCTCTGCTCACCAGCACTTTCCTCGGTAGCCACGTGTTCTCCTGCTG CCCTGAAGGACGTCAACTGGACATAAAGAAGTCAAGCTACAAAAAA CTCTCTAAGTTCCTGCAGCAAATGCAGCAGGAGCAGATTATACAGGTCAAGGAGCTGAGCAAAGGGGTGGAGAGCATTGTGGCTGTGGACTGGAAACACCCCAG GATCACATCTTTCGTCATACCTGAGCCCTCCCCGACCTCCCAGACTATCCAGGAGGGTAGCAGGGAACAGCCCTATCACCCTCCAGATATAAAACCCCTCTACTGTGTCCCAGCCAGCATGAGCCTGCTCTTCCAGGAGTCTGGCCACAA GAAGGGGAGCATTCTCGAGGGCAGTGAGGTCCGGATGATCATCATTAACTACGCCAAGAAAAATGACCTGGTTGATGCAGACAACAAAAA tCTCGTGCACTTGGATCCCATCCTGTGTGACTGCATCTTAGAGAAAAGTGAACAGCACACAGTCATGAAGCTTCCATGGGACAGTCTTCTGACCAG ATGTTTGGAAAAATTGCAGCCTGCCTATCAAGTGACCTTTCCCGGACAAGAGCCCATTGTGAAGAAAGGCAAAATCTGCCCCATTGACATCACCCTAGCACAGAGAGCTTCCaataaaaag GTGACTGTGGTCCGGAATTTGGAGGCCTACGGACTGGACCCATGCACAGTGGCTGCCATCCTGCAGCAGCGATGCCAGGCTAGCACCACTGTCACTCCTGCCCCTGGGGCCAAGGACAGCCTGCAGGTCCAGATCCAGGGAAACCAGGTCCATCACCTCGGCCGGCTGTTGCTTG AAGAATATCAGCTTCCTCGGAAACACATCCAAGGCCTAGAAAAGGCCCCCAAGCCTGGCAAGAAGAAGTGA
- the EIF2D gene encoding eukaryotic translation initiation factor 2D isoform X4: MLPGIVVPPAGLPQVQKGDLCAIVLVGNRAPVAIGVAAMSTSEMLTSGLKGRGFSVLHTYEDHLWRSGDRSSPPFIAPLTLDPPDVSEEQDDMRRLTLEGKEEENGEDQQMCGEKTLPEASEDPGVGGLKPDPADGKTLPEQMDELLQQCFLHALKCRVKKTDLPLLTSTFLGSHVFSCCPEGRQLDIKKSSYKKLSKFLQQMQQEQIIQVKELSKGVESIVAVDWKHPRITSFVIPEPSPTSQTIQEGSREQPYHPPDIKPLYCVPASMSLLFQESGHKKGSILEGSEVRMIIINYAKKNDLVDADNKNLVHLDPILCDCILEKSEQHTVMKLPWDSLLTSPQLIDARFRCLEKLQPAYQVTFPGQEPIVKKGKICPIDITLAQRASNKKVTVVRNLEAYGLDPCTVAAILQQRCQASTTVTPAPGAKDSLQVQIQGNQVHHLGRLLLEEYQLPRKHIQGLEKAPKPGKKK, from the exons ATGCTGCCGGGAATAGtggtgccccctgctggtctgcctCAGGTACAGAAGGGTGACCTCTGTGCCATTGTCTTGGTGGGAAACAG GGCCCCGGTGGCCATCGGAGTGGCTGCCATGTCCACATCTGAGATGCTGACttcaggcctgaagggaaggggtTTCTCTGTGCTCCACACCTACGAGGACCACTTGTG GCGATCTGGAGACAGGTCCTCTCCACCTTTTATTGCCCCACTGACCCTGGACCCCCCAGATGTCAGTGAAGAGCAGGATGACATGAGGCGCCTTACcctggagggaaaggaggaggagaatggggAAGACCAGCAGATGTGTGGGGAGAAGACCCTACCAGAAGCCTCAGAAGACCCTGGTGTCGGGGGCCTGAAGCCAGACCCAGCGGATGGCAAGACCCTTCCAG AGCAAATGGATGAACTGCTACAGCAATGCTTCTTGCATGCTTTGAAGTGCCGAGTCAAAAAGACCGACCTCCCTCTGCTCACCAGCACTTTCCTCGGTAGCCACGTGTTCTCCTGCTG CCCTGAAGGACGTCAACTGGACATAAAGAAGTCAAGCTACAAAAAA CTCTCTAAGTTCCTGCAGCAAATGCAGCAGGAGCAGATTATACAGGTCAAGGAGCTGAGCAAAGGGGTGGAGAGCATTGTGGCTGTGGACTGGAAACACCCCAG GATCACATCTTTCGTCATACCTGAGCCCTCCCCGACCTCCCAGACTATCCAGGAGGGTAGCAGGGAACAGCCCTATCACCCTCCAGATATAAAACCCCTCTACTGTGTCCCAGCCAGCATGAGCCTGCTCTTCCAGGAGTCTGGCCACAA GAAGGGGAGCATTCTCGAGGGCAGTGAGGTCCGGATGATCATCATTAACTACGCCAAGAAAAATGACCTGGTTGATGCAGACAACAAAAA tCTCGTGCACTTGGATCCCATCCTGTGTGACTGCATCTTAGAGAAAAGTGAACAGCACACAGTCATGAAGCTTCCATGGGACAGTCTTCTGACCAG CCCACAGCTCATTGACGCCCGTTTCAGATGTTTGGAAAAATTGCAGCCTGCCTATCAAGTGACCTTTCCCGGACAAGAGCCCATTGTGAAGAAAGGCAAAATCTGCCCCATTGACATCACCCTAGCACAGAGAGCTTCCaataaaaag GTGACTGTGGTCCGGAATTTGGAGGCCTACGGACTGGACCCATGCACAGTGGCTGCCATCCTGCAGCAGCGATGCCAGGCTAGCACCACTGTCACTCCTGCCCCTGGGGCCAAGGACAGCCTGCAGGTCCAGATCCAGGGAAACCAGGTCCATCACCTCGGCCGGCTGTTGCTTG AAGAATATCAGCTTCCTCGGAAACACATCCAAGGCCTAGAAAAGGCCCCCAAGCCTGGCAAGAAGAAGTGA